The Lepidochelys kempii isolate rLepKem1 chromosome 5, rLepKem1.hap2, whole genome shotgun sequence genome window below encodes:
- the PELO gene encoding protein pelota homolog, with the protein MKLVRKDIEKDNAGQVTLIPEDPEDIWHTYNLLQVGDSLRASTIRKVQTESATGSVGSNRIRTTLTLCVETIDFDSQACQLRVKGTNIQENEYVKMGAYHTIELEPNRQFTLAKKQWDSVVLERIEQACDPSWSADVAAVVMQEGLAHICLVTPSMTLTRAKIEVNIPRKRKGNCSQHDRALERFYEQVVQAIQRHINFEIVKCVLVASPGFVREQFCDYMFQQAVKTDNKLLLENRSKFLQVHSSSGHKYALKEALCDPAVASRLSDTKAAGEVKALDDFYKMLQHEPDRAFYGLKHVEKANEAMAIDTLLISDELFRHQDVASRSRYVRLVDSVRENMGTVRIFSSLHVSGEQLGQLTGVAAILRFPVSELSDQEEESSSEED; encoded by the exons ATGAAGCTGGTGAGGAAGGACATCGAGAAGGATAACGCGGGGCAGGTGACCCTGATCCCCGAGGATCCCGAGGACATATGGCACACCTACAATCTGCTGCAGGTGGGCGACAGCCTGCGGGCATCCACCATCCGCAAGGTGCAGACCGAGTCTGCCACGGGCAGCGTGGGCAGCAACCGCATCCGCACCACCCTCACTCTCTGTGTGGAGACCATCGACTTCGACTCGCAGGCCTGCCAGCTGCGGGTCAAGGGGACCAACATCCAGGAGAATGAGTACGTCAAGATGGGAGCCTACCACACCATCGAGCTGGAGCCCAATCGCCAGTTCACGCTAGCCAAGAAGCAGTGGGACAGTGTGGTGCTGGAGCGCATTGAGCAGGCCTGCGACCCAAGCTGGAGCGCTGACGTGGCAGCTGTGGTCATGCAGGAGGGGCTGGCTCATATCTGTCTTGTTACCCCCAGCATGACACTGACCCGGGCTAAGATTGAAGTGAACATCCCCAGAAAACGAAAGGGTAATTGCAGTCAACATGACCGAGCACTGGAGAGATTCTATGAGCAGGTGGTGCAGGCAATCCAGCGTCATATCAACTTTGAGATTGTGAAATGTGTTCTGGTGGCCAGCCCGGGGTTCGTAAGAGAACAGTTCTGTGACTACATGTTCCAGCAGGCAGTCAAGACTGACAACAAGCTGCTGCTAGAGAACCGGTCCAAATTCCTTCAG GTCCACTCCTCCTCGGGACATAAATATGCGCTGAAAGAAGCTCTTTGTGACCCAGCTGTGGCCAGCCGTCTCTCTGACACCAAAGCAGCTGGTGAGGTCAAAGCCTTGGATGACTTCTACAAGATGCTGCAACATGAGCCTGACCGTGCTTTTTATGGCCTCAAACATGTGGAAAAAGCCAATGAGGCCATGGCCATTGATACCCTGTTGATCAGTGATGAACTCTTCAGGCACCAGGATGTGGCTTCTCGCAGCCGATATGTGCGGCTGGTAGATAGTGTGCGGGAGAACATGGGCACAGTGCGCATATTCTCCAGCCTCCATGTGTCTGGGGAGCAGCTTGGCCAGCTGACAGGGGTAGCAGCTATCCTGCGTTTCCCTGTTTCTGAGCTCTCTGACCAAGAGGAGGAATCCAGTTCTGAAGAGGACTGA